In a single window of the Pseudomonas sp. B21-015 genome:
- a CDS encoding amino acid adenylation domain-containing protein: MTFLQEGLLFHSLQDGAECDYLVQLSCRLKGVDPERWRAAWSQVASGVDTLKTAFAWRNVSPPMQIVARDVELQWTQIDCSTQSAAEQERQCNSYLEKDRVRRFNLSRPPLHRMAVFILGDGALRFVWTYHHLILDAWSATILLGWVMEAYLTGSPPVTAPFKTYVSWVQKRNTTQAREYWSSLFAEPALVSSPPFLLPSAEAAERQPRRLKRLLSQASTTHISQSVVERRLTLATLVQAAWALTLRDFSLCEDVTFGWVIADRSVDLKGIDKMVGLMVNTVPIRLRCNPATAAGRFLDEVQASSTLAWDNGRLPLTEIHDIAGLSAGEALFETVVVFENLPPLHDGAANGVSVEDRRAFWRTSYPISLMVAPGPCLKLEIAYNGAQVEDGAVAALLERMEAYAIALGTLPDRPIGELVPQPAPVSWQGQQQPLSVCGLGAELLARLAGRGRSTALRWGDDACMSAAELAQRSEALAERLWALGLKPGQLVATHLDRDAGQVVALLALLKLGCPFLAIDRCLPLERKQYLITDSGVGLVLGQVDDDLQGCNVQMAGLDALGELVAAPARLVDGVMLAGSPAYLMYTSGSTGQPKGVIVPVQALENVLISFTQTPGLSAHDRFLALTTLSFDISLLEVFAPLWSGALLLLAPSELGRDPQRLGQMIALTAPSVMQATPAIWRLLLRSGWQGAPQMRAWCGGEALERSLADLLLPRVEQLWNLYGPTEATIWALVEKVSAEERTIHLGAPINNMRAYVLDARGHHVPLGGRGRLFLAGQGLASGYHGRREATQAVFVADPFGPPHASSVMYCTGDTVHVTEQGRLRYLGRTDDQFKLRGIRLELAEVEAALGRHPAVMAAAAKLWSDSEGNYDLAGYVVCSTPVSHEDIRAAAAAVLPSGSAPAYIIELDRLPLSASGKVDRKLLPAPSHGAQTQDERLRRSQIGEVVAATWNKVLGVRSVGQDDDFFALGGHSLKVVAVTSLVNRLFGTSIELVELFRAPTLKAYVAKVEQLISQHSGVLRAVPRIVDRNLWRGLSSSQRQLWFISHADKERRAFQLTCALHIEGGVDAQILSQSIEQLQLVHGALRTIFRESVGEPQQRVLPSPQRTLRIWDVPDREQALAALTLEPISLEQGPPLRFVLIRESAVSAVCVLTIHHLLVDEWSLGVLVEDLSALYSAIQADTVVPMPPAKVDFLDYVVDELDQSEGPQRRVDLEYWSRQLHQLCPTRLSPDRHAEGSPGFSGGHLRIELDSALRGHLERVAAARAVTPFVALLAGFYIVLQRYGMGDDICLGVMDAGRTQSEMERVVGLFARALPIRLHMDECESLETLMRRLQSTLLDASIHANAPLDEIVRELELSGERGRNPLFNILIVMQNMMGGATTFGGFPARPVAVDSGVSEFDLLIEIFAYDNGYGIRLVYDRERFEVGRISEFALRLERTLLQIADNPQALVGDISLLGSCEVESLRQAFASEAP; the protein is encoded by the coding sequence TTGACCTTTTTGCAGGAAGGCCTGCTGTTTCACTCTCTCCAGGACGGAGCCGAGTGTGACTATCTGGTGCAACTTTCCTGTCGCCTCAAAGGCGTCGATCCAGAGCGATGGCGCGCGGCCTGGAGTCAGGTCGCTTCCGGTGTTGATACCCTGAAAACGGCCTTTGCGTGGCGTAATGTGTCTCCGCCCATGCAGATCGTGGCCCGGGACGTTGAACTGCAATGGACGCAGATCGATTGCAGCACCCAAAGCGCAGCGGAGCAGGAACGGCAGTGCAACAGCTATCTTGAAAAAGATCGTGTCCGCCGTTTCAACCTTTCTCGTCCACCTCTTCATCGGATGGCGGTTTTCATTCTCGGTGACGGAGCGTTGCGATTTGTCTGGACTTACCACCATCTGATCCTGGACGCATGGTCAGCCACGATCCTCCTGGGGTGGGTCATGGAGGCTTATCTGACAGGTAGTCCTCCGGTAACAGCGCCCTTCAAGACTTATGTAAGCTGGGTCCAGAAGCGCAATACCACTCAGGCGCGAGAATACTGGTCGAGTCTATTTGCCGAGCCTGCGCTGGTTTCAAGTCCACCTTTTTTACTACCTTCAGCCGAAGCCGCCGAGCGTCAGCCGCGGCGACTCAAGCGCCTGCTTTCGCAAGCCAGCACCACGCACATCAGTCAGTCCGTCGTTGAACGGCGCTTGACCTTGGCCACTTTGGTTCAGGCTGCCTGGGCACTGACCTTGCGTGATTTCAGTCTGTGTGAGGATGTGACTTTTGGTTGGGTGATTGCCGACCGCTCGGTCGATCTGAAAGGGATCGACAAAATGGTCGGGCTGATGGTCAACACCGTGCCCATTCGCTTGCGTTGCAACCCTGCGACCGCAGCCGGTCGGTTTCTCGATGAGGTCCAGGCGTCATCGACCCTTGCCTGGGACAACGGCCGATTGCCGCTGACGGAAATTCACGATATAGCCGGCCTGTCGGCAGGGGAGGCGCTGTTCGAGACCGTGGTGGTGTTCGAGAATCTTCCTCCTCTGCATGATGGCGCTGCAAACGGTGTCAGCGTGGAAGACCGGCGGGCGTTTTGGCGAACCAGCTACCCCATCAGCCTGATGGTTGCACCCGGCCCCTGCCTGAAACTGGAAATTGCCTACAACGGTGCGCAGGTCGAGGACGGTGCGGTTGCAGCCCTGCTGGAGCGGATGGAGGCTTATGCGATCGCCTTGGGCACGTTACCGGATCGGCCGATCGGCGAACTGGTGCCGCAGCCAGCCCCTGTCAGTTGGCAAGGTCAGCAGCAACCGCTGAGTGTGTGCGGTCTGGGCGCGGAACTGCTCGCTCGGTTGGCCGGGCGTGGGCGTTCGACAGCCTTGCGCTGGGGGGATGATGCCTGTATGTCGGCGGCTGAGCTGGCCCAAAGAAGTGAGGCTCTTGCTGAGCGGTTGTGGGCGTTGGGCCTCAAGCCGGGCCAACTGGTGGCCACCCACCTGGATCGCGATGCCGGGCAGGTCGTTGCGTTGTTGGCGCTACTTAAACTGGGATGTCCGTTTTTGGCGATAGATCGTTGCTTGCCGCTGGAGCGCAAGCAGTATCTGATCACGGACAGTGGTGTCGGGCTGGTGCTTGGCCAGGTGGATGATGACCTGCAGGGTTGTAATGTTCAGATGGCTGGTCTGGATGCACTGGGCGAGCTGGTAGCGGCGCCGGCCCGCCTGGTGGACGGCGTGATGTTGGCGGGCAGTCCGGCCTACCTGATGTACACCTCCGGTTCCACTGGGCAGCCAAAGGGTGTGATTGTGCCGGTCCAGGCCTTGGAAAACGTGCTCATCAGTTTTACCCAGACCCCAGGACTGTCCGCGCACGACCGGTTTCTTGCACTGACTACCCTGTCATTTGATATTTCCCTCCTCGAGGTTTTTGCGCCGCTGTGGAGCGGCGCATTGCTGTTGCTCGCTCCGAGTGAGCTGGGCCGGGACCCGCAAAGGTTGGGGCAGATGATTGCGTTGACCGCCCCGAGCGTGATGCAGGCGACCCCTGCCATATGGCGTTTATTACTGCGCAGCGGATGGCAAGGCGCACCACAGATGCGCGCCTGGTGTGGTGGCGAAGCACTGGAGCGAAGCTTGGCCGATTTATTGCTCCCCCGCGTGGAGCAGCTGTGGAATCTGTATGGGCCGACGGAGGCCACGATCTGGGCGCTGGTTGAAAAAGTCAGTGCCGAGGAGCGAACGATACACCTGGGAGCCCCCATCAATAACATGCGTGCCTATGTGCTGGACGCACGTGGCCATCATGTTCCCCTGGGTGGCCGAGGCAGGCTTTTCCTGGCCGGACAGGGACTGGCATCGGGTTATCACGGTCGTCGCGAGGCCACGCAGGCGGTGTTCGTCGCTGACCCCTTCGGGCCCCCCCATGCCTCATCTGTCATGTACTGCACCGGGGATACGGTGCATGTCACCGAGCAAGGCCGGCTACGTTACCTGGGGCGAACCGATGACCAGTTCAAGTTGCGCGGTATCCGGCTGGAACTGGCCGAGGTCGAGGCCGCATTGGGTCGGCATCCCGCGGTCATGGCCGCTGCGGCGAAACTTTGGTCCGACTCGGAAGGCAACTACGACCTGGCCGGTTATGTGGTGTGCTCGACGCCGGTCAGCCATGAGGACATACGGGCTGCCGCGGCCGCCGTTCTGCCTTCCGGCTCGGCGCCGGCCTATATCATCGAGCTGGACCGGTTGCCGCTTTCGGCTTCCGGAAAAGTCGACCGCAAGTTGCTGCCGGCACCGAGCCACGGTGCTCAGACCCAGGATGAGCGCCTACGTCGTTCACAAATCGGCGAAGTTGTCGCCGCGACCTGGAACAAGGTCCTGGGCGTCCGATCGGTGGGTCAGGACGATGACTTTTTTGCCTTGGGTGGCCATTCGCTGAAGGTGGTCGCGGTGACCTCGTTGGTCAATCGGCTGTTTGGGACTTCGATTGAGCTGGTCGAGTTATTCAGGGCTCCGACCTTGAAGGCCTATGTTGCAAAGGTCGAGCAACTCATCAGTCAGCACTCCGGTGTGCTGCGTGCGGTTCCGCGGATCGTGGACCGCAATCTGTGGCGTGGGCTGTCCTCTTCGCAGCGTCAGCTCTGGTTTATCAGCCATGCCGATAAAGAGCGGCGGGCCTTTCAGCTGACCTGCGCGCTGCACATCGAAGGGGGGGTGGATGCACAGATCCTGAGCCAGTCCATTGAGCAGTTACAGCTTGTGCACGGAGCGCTGCGCACCATTTTTCGCGAGTCTGTCGGAGAGCCGCAACAGCGGGTGCTTCCTTCTCCCCAGCGTACGCTGCGCATATGGGATGTCCCTGATAGAGAGCAGGCCTTGGCAGCGCTGACGTTAGAGCCCATTTCACTGGAACAGGGCCCGCCGTTGCGATTTGTCTTGATCAGAGAGTCTGCGGTCAGTGCTGTTTGTGTATTGACCATTCACCACCTGTTGGTTGACGAGTGGTCGCTTGGCGTTCTTGTCGAAGATTTGAGCGCCCTCTACAGCGCGATACAAGCCGACACGGTTGTGCCCATGCCGCCAGCTAAGGTCGACTTTCTCGATTATGTCGTCGATGAACTCGATCAGTCGGAGGGACCCCAGCGTCGCGTCGACCTGGAGTACTGGTCACGGCAGCTTCATCAGCTGTGCCCGACACGCCTGAGCCCTGATCGTCACGCTGAAGGGAGCCCCGGGTTCAGCGGCGGCCATTTGCGTATCGAACTCGACTCGGCACTGCGCGGTCATCTGGAGCGTGTCGCTGCCGCGCGAGCCGTGACCCCTTTTGTGGCGTTGCTGGCGGGATTTTATATCGTCCTGCAACGCTACGGCATGGGGGACGATATTTGTCTTGGCGTGATGGATGCCGGCCGCACTCAATCCGAGATGGAGCGAGTCGTCGGTCTCTTCGCGCGAGCGTTGCCCATTCGGCTACATATGGATGAATGCGAGTCGCTGGAAACCTTGATGCGCCGGCTCCAGTCGACCTTGCTGGATGCGTCGATCCACGCCAATGCACCTCTTGACGAAATAGTCCGTGAGCTGGAGTTGTCCGGGGAGCGTGGACGGAATCCTCTGTTCAATATTTTGATTGTCATGCAAAACATGATGGGCGGCGCTACCACCTTTGGCGGTTTTCCGGCTCGGCCGGTCGCGGTCGACAGCGGGGTGTCCGAGTTCGACCTGCTGATCGAGATATTTGCCTATGACAACGGTTATGGCATACGCCTGGTGTACGACCGCGAGCGGTTCGAGGTCGGCCGGATCAGCGAGTTTGCCTTGCGCCTGGAGCGCACCTTGCTGCAGATCGCCGACAATCCGCAGGCTCTGGTGGGCGATATCAGCTTGCTGGGTTCTTGTGAGGTCGAGTCCTTGCGCCAGGCCTTTGCTTCGGAGGCGCCATGA
- a CDS encoding non-ribosomal peptide synthetase, which translates to MTTNAAKIFAALAKQHPERIALSSVGKEITYGALDQWSDAIAAELRSRLASTIGPVIILSSEPMQVIAAVIATMKEALVFVPLDPQTQPARLLKAIDSADPIAILCDPNGAAIAKELGLPSAIESIEIGALRALDTPLQDSREEDPEGASYIYFTSGSTGEPKGILGRLKSIAHFARWEARAFNLDESVRCTQFTTPAFDAFLRDIFTPLNIGGTVCLPPDRNLIADGERLVGWLDEAAVTLMHTTPAILRILLKTLQARSQRPKTLARVCVAGDVLLPVDVKRFFDVFGTSVELINFYGPSETTMIKLFHRVRAEDAERASVPVGKPIDGCRVLILDNRQKPCGIGMIGEIYIRTPFKSLGYYQRPDLTSEVFVSNPVSGDPDDLVYRTGDLGRMLDDGELEFIGRRDRQIKINGIRVELGEIENSFHEHPCVRDIAIVERKLDEGANGLIAYIVASPEVPEDELRRFMNDRLPTVMIPRHISFLPILPRTVTGKIDYSALPDITPQVTDSAQYVAPQTPVEVTLASIWRELMQIDTPSITANFFSVGGHSLLAMQVLSRVEAAFAISVALRDFLDDPTIRGLAAKIETDILTATADDDELLQLLEQL; encoded by the coding sequence ATGACGACTAATGCTGCAAAAATCTTTGCCGCCCTTGCAAAACAACACCCTGAGCGCATCGCATTGTCGAGTGTGGGGAAAGAAATCACTTACGGTGCGCTCGATCAATGGTCCGATGCCATTGCCGCAGAGTTGAGAAGCCGGCTGGCTTCAACGATCGGTCCCGTGATAATTCTCTCCTCGGAGCCGATGCAAGTGATCGCCGCAGTCATCGCGACGATGAAGGAAGCCCTGGTCTTTGTTCCGCTGGACCCTCAGACACAGCCGGCGCGCCTGCTCAAAGCCATAGATAGCGCGGATCCGATCGCCATTCTATGTGACCCCAACGGTGCGGCAATCGCCAAGGAACTCGGGCTTCCGAGCGCCATCGAAAGCATAGAGATCGGAGCCCTCCGGGCTCTGGATACACCCCTGCAAGACTCCCGGGAGGAGGATCCAGAGGGCGCCAGCTACATCTATTTCACCTCCGGATCCACCGGTGAGCCAAAGGGTATCCTGGGGCGACTCAAAAGCATCGCGCACTTTGCCAGGTGGGAAGCCCGGGCATTTAACCTCGACGAGTCCGTGCGCTGCACTCAGTTCACTACTCCGGCGTTCGACGCCTTTTTGCGCGATATTTTCACCCCCCTGAACATCGGCGGCACCGTGTGCCTGCCACCGGACCGGAACCTGATCGCCGACGGCGAACGGCTGGTTGGCTGGCTGGATGAGGCCGCGGTCACCTTGATGCACACCACGCCCGCAATCCTGCGCATCCTGCTCAAGACCTTGCAAGCCCGGTCGCAACGACCCAAGACGCTGGCCAGAGTCTGCGTCGCCGGGGATGTGCTGTTGCCCGTTGATGTGAAGCGTTTTTTTGACGTATTCGGAACCAGCGTCGAACTGATCAATTTCTACGGCCCCTCCGAAACCACGATGATCAAGCTGTTTCACCGTGTTCGAGCGGAAGACGCCGAGCGTGCCAGTGTTCCGGTGGGCAAGCCGATCGACGGTTGCCGTGTGTTAATTCTCGACAACCGGCAAAAGCCCTGCGGCATCGGCATGATTGGTGAGATTTACATCCGCACGCCCTTCAAGAGCCTCGGTTACTATCAGCGGCCCGACCTGACGTCAGAAGTCTTCGTGAGCAACCCCGTGAGCGGTGATCCTGACGACCTGGTTTACCGTACGGGCGATCTGGGACGGATGCTTGATGATGGGGAACTGGAGTTCATTGGACGCCGCGACCGTCAGATCAAAATAAACGGTATCCGCGTCGAGCTGGGCGAGATCGAAAACAGCTTTCACGAACACCCCTGCGTGCGGGACATCGCAATCGTGGAGCGCAAGCTTGACGAAGGCGCAAACGGACTCATCGCGTACATTGTCGCCAGCCCGGAAGTTCCGGAAGATGAATTACGCCGTTTCATGAACGATCGATTGCCAACGGTGATGATTCCGCGACACATCAGCTTTCTCCCCATCCTGCCACGCACAGTAACCGGCAAGATCGACTACAGTGCCTTGCCTGACATTACCCCGCAGGTGACTGACAGCGCCCAGTACGTCGCGCCGCAAACCCCCGTCGAAGTCACGCTGGCATCGATCTGGCGCGAACTCATGCAGATCGATACGCCCAGCATCACCGCCAACTTTTTTTCGGTGGGGGGGCATTCATTGCTCGCCATGCAGGTTCTATCACGCGTGGAAGCGGCCTTCGCCATCAGTGTCGCGTTGCGGGACTTCCTCGACGACCCGACCATCCGGGGCCTGGCCGCAAAGATCGAAACCGACATTCTTACCGCGACCGCGGATGACGATGAGCTTCTTCAATTGCTGGAGCAGCTATGA
- a CDS encoding penicillin acylase family protein, whose protein sequence is MGAIGNRLLAIICVFIFIPPSLNASSVQKQVPVIWDIWGVPHIEAGSENELAYAVGWSQMRTHANAVLTLMARARGRFAETPGHMELENALEQDLWVRQMGVTKTALEWWDQQQPSERASLQSFADGINDFAKAHPEGINDELRAVLPIQAVDVLARLAHVMLYDFAVSPARVTEDASAWNAGVAPAMANVQNRGSNAIAIAPGKSGSATLLLSNPHLPWSDLVRWFEYESVTPQGRFYGVSLLGLPMHVIGFNQTLGWTHTVNPMHSYYLYELKLEGDGYLLDGKQTAFESRIETIRARLPSGQFTEKHITVSDSRFGPVVAHDKNRALALWVTGKDAAHTMTQYRDMARAQNYEEFNRLLKRQQIAIFSIIYADRDGKIAYYFGGRNPSSRHDISRGSTFLDGSKSTNLWTGVLPLEQVPSVTDPESGWVQNANDPPWTATQPNSLSPADYPEGLVSNPFVNLRAQRIIERLKVTPKVDFNALMNLKLDTGSELALRTLDDLIAAGHQSSDPDSKAGAQILARWDRAMNADSRGAPLFIQWVKLMPDDDSIFTVPFDPRKPLAGPRGLAEPAKAAALLGDAVRELRKTGATPDIAWGDIFKLPGGQLLPANGGPDPLGLIRATYFTQSGPTQDYIANGGDGFSAVVKFGTEPHAMGLLAYGNFTEPSPQGVRDQMQLYADKRLRTILQAPVAQGDIVLKELIPYLPNQQPRAADAGNRPVPTMTER, encoded by the coding sequence ATGGGTGCTATTGGTAATCGTCTGCTCGCGATAATTTGCGTATTCATTTTCATTCCCCCTTCCCTCAATGCCTCCTCCGTCCAAAAACAAGTGCCCGTCATCTGGGACATTTGGGGTGTCCCCCACATAGAAGCTGGCTCCGAGAACGAGCTGGCGTATGCCGTGGGCTGGTCACAAATGCGCACCCATGCAAATGCCGTGTTGACGCTCATGGCGCGCGCGCGCGGGCGCTTCGCCGAAACACCCGGGCATATGGAACTCGAAAACGCGCTGGAGCAGGACCTGTGGGTGCGGCAGATGGGTGTCACAAAAACCGCGCTTGAATGGTGGGACCAGCAACAGCCCTCGGAGCGTGCGTCCCTGCAATCTTTCGCCGATGGTATCAACGATTTCGCGAAGGCTCATCCCGAGGGGATCAATGATGAGCTGCGAGCGGTACTGCCGATCCAGGCCGTCGATGTGCTGGCGCGCCTGGCGCATGTGATGCTTTACGATTTTGCCGTCTCCCCGGCCAGAGTCACTGAGGATGCCAGTGCCTGGAATGCGGGAGTCGCACCGGCCATGGCCAATGTGCAAAATCGCGGCTCCAACGCCATTGCAATAGCCCCCGGCAAGTCCGGCAGCGCAACCCTGCTGTTGAGTAACCCGCACTTGCCCTGGTCCGACCTTGTTCGCTGGTTCGAATATGAGTCCGTCACCCCCCAAGGGCGCTTCTACGGTGTGAGCCTGCTCGGCCTGCCCATGCACGTTATCGGCTTCAACCAGACGTTGGGCTGGACCCATACCGTCAACCCCATGCATAGCTACTACCTCTATGAGCTCAAACTCGAGGGGGATGGCTACTTGCTCGACGGCAAACAAACGGCGTTCGAGTCCCGTATCGAGACGATTCGCGCACGCCTGCCTTCCGGTCAATTTACCGAAAAGCACATTACCGTCAGCGATAGCCGCTTCGGCCCCGTGGTAGCCCATGACAAAAACCGGGCATTGGCGCTCTGGGTGACCGGAAAGGACGCCGCTCACACCATGACTCAATATCGCGATATGGCGCGTGCGCAGAACTACGAGGAGTTCAATCGCTTATTGAAGCGCCAGCAGATAGCCATTTTTTCCATCATCTACGCTGACCGCGACGGAAAAATTGCCTATTACTTCGGCGGCCGCAACCCTTCCTCGCGCCACGACATCTCCCGCGGCTCGACTTTTCTCGATGGAAGCAAGAGCACAAACCTGTGGACCGGCGTATTACCCCTGGAGCAGGTGCCCTCCGTTACTGACCCTGAGAGCGGATGGGTGCAGAACGCCAACGATCCTCCATGGACAGCAACACAGCCCAACAGCCTGTCCCCCGCTGACTATCCGGAGGGGCTGGTCAGCAACCCGTTCGTCAATCTGCGTGCGCAACGCATCATTGAACGTCTCAAGGTCACGCCAAAGGTCGACTTCAATGCCCTGATGAATCTGAAACTCGACACCGGCTCCGAGCTCGCACTGCGTACGCTCGACGACTTGATTGCCGCTGGACACCAGTCGAGTGACCCCGACAGCAAGGCGGGTGCGCAGATTCTTGCCCGCTGGGACCGAGCGATGAATGCCGACAGTCGCGGCGCACCGTTGTTTATCCAGTGGGTAAAACTGATGCCCGACGATGACAGCATCTTCACCGTCCCCTTCGATCCGAGAAAGCCGCTGGCCGGACCTCGCGGCCTGGCAGAGCCGGCAAAAGCCGCAGCGCTGCTTGGAGATGCCGTTCGCGAATTACGCAAGACAGGCGCCACCCCGGACATTGCCTGGGGCGACATCTTCAAGTTACCCGGCGGTCAACTGCTGCCAGCCAATGGAGGCCCTGACCCGCTCGGGCTGATCCGCGCCACCTACTTCACCCAGTCAGGCCCGACGCAAGACTACATTGCCAACGGCGGCGATGGTTTCAGCGCTGTCGTGAAGTTCGGCACGGAGCCTCATGCCATGGGTCTGCTGGCGTATGGAAACTTCACCGAGCCCTCTCCGCAGGGGGTCCGGGACCAGATGCAACTCTATGCGGACAAGCGACTGCGCACGATATTGCAGGCCCCAGTGGCGCAGGGCGACATCGTTCTCAAAGAACTGATTCCTTATCTTCCGAATCAACAACCGCGGGCCGCTGACGCCGGAAACCGCCCTGTGCCGACTATGACTGAGAGGTAA
- a CDS encoding condensation domain-containing protein encodes MTGSMKDPAQLAFTSEELGALEHFVRSSGLVSDVAVVHSPPYETVRRCRRCAISTQVSGIRLDHEGVCTECRRYDRYKERLDLYFGDRDALQAIVAANRPHKRSDIDCMLLFSGGKDSTYVLHQLVDMQLKVMTYTFDNGFISRQAFDNIARITSDLNIEHITGTHAQMREVFRESLQRYSTVCKGCFKALLDHSLTLADQRGINLIFTGMSRGQIVEERLRFFHDRNIFDPQIIDAKLAEGRRIYHQVERYAGLDGKQFYDDSIFDRVRLIDFYRYSNAQKKDIYDYLSTSQAGWKEPEDTGFCSSNCLINDVGVAVHGLEKGYSNYEIPTAWEVRLGHLDRDSALAELAGVSDNERVTKILRSIDYVPTPVEAAPAEVEIFSVLKSDSTMADLEHAVKTRWPRNDVVPKLIRVTTIRRDERGQPIPETLAPQVTPVEIIPPKNQNALSTAQRQFLQSRSSSKEDWITRVIATREPLDQNLFRRALFQVLTLHPSLRLQLSQTDSGVEGKVAPIPNALPLIWADLSAKSNEQREILEARLSNALLSKTGSGMNEPLALFAVASPNSEGKSTLAIALHRIVMDEASWSILFAHLEWFYRLIATDTQPRLPVARAGDFAEPGLPSWVGPKVRAGSRPIRHLLLGGETESASLAQHIAEAFAPLSVSILTSLRQTDDQRIGHLTGNEQRQRGEDPDVVIVLEHTTAPDCTLFAEEQEVSDLAIAGGRSWVVIRRTASGIRLCWSADLDDEKDAWLTKAIESICSPGQSSRGGAEPAMTV; translated from the coding sequence ATGACAGGTTCAATGAAGGACCCCGCGCAGCTGGCGTTCACCTCCGAGGAGCTAGGTGCCCTTGAACACTTCGTCCGGTCTTCCGGGCTCGTCAGTGACGTCGCTGTTGTCCATTCGCCGCCGTATGAAACTGTCAGGCGCTGCAGGCGCTGCGCTATCTCGACACAAGTCAGTGGCATCCGGCTGGACCACGAAGGTGTCTGCACCGAGTGTCGTCGTTACGACCGCTACAAAGAGCGCCTGGATCTTTACTTCGGCGACCGGGACGCATTGCAGGCAATAGTAGCGGCCAACCGCCCGCACAAGCGATCGGATATCGACTGCATGCTGTTGTTCAGTGGCGGCAAGGATTCGACGTACGTCTTGCACCAGTTGGTAGACATGCAGCTCAAGGTGATGACTTACACGTTCGACAACGGATTCATTTCACGCCAAGCATTCGACAACATCGCCCGCATCACCAGTGACCTGAATATCGAGCACATCACCGGAACCCATGCCCAGATGCGGGAAGTGTTCCGGGAAAGCCTGCAACGGTACAGCACCGTCTGCAAAGGCTGTTTCAAGGCCCTTCTGGACCACAGCCTGACCCTGGCCGACCAGCGCGGCATCAACCTCATATTCACCGGCATGTCTCGTGGCCAGATCGTGGAGGAGCGCCTCAGGTTTTTCCATGATCGCAACATCTTCGACCCGCAAATCATCGACGCAAAACTGGCCGAGGGGCGCAGGATCTACCACCAGGTTGAGCGTTACGCCGGCCTGGACGGAAAACAGTTCTATGACGACTCGATTTTTGATCGGGTCCGCCTCATCGACTTCTACCGCTATAGCAATGCCCAGAAGAAGGACATCTACGATTACCTCAGTACCAGCCAGGCCGGATGGAAAGAGCCTGAAGATACCGGGTTCTGCTCCTCCAATTGCCTGATAAATGACGTGGGCGTCGCGGTTCACGGACTGGAAAAAGGCTATTCGAACTATGAAATACCCACCGCCTGGGAGGTGCGCCTGGGCCACCTGGATCGTGACAGTGCCCTGGCTGAACTGGCCGGCGTTTCCGACAACGAGCGCGTGACGAAGATCCTTCGCTCAATCGATTACGTACCAACACCGGTCGAGGCGGCTCCTGCCGAGGTCGAGATTTTTTCCGTGTTGAAGAGCGACTCGACCATGGCGGATCTGGAGCATGCGGTAAAGACCCGCTGGCCACGAAACGACGTAGTGCCCAAGCTGATCAGGGTTACCACCATCCGGCGCGACGAACGAGGCCAGCCCATTCCTGAAACACTGGCGCCACAGGTCACGCCCGTAGAGATTATTCCGCCGAAAAACCAAAACGCTCTCTCCACGGCCCAACGGCAATTCCTCCAGTCACGAAGCAGCTCCAAAGAGGACTGGATCACGCGGGTCATCGCGACCCGGGAACCGCTGGATCAAAATCTTTTTCGACGGGCGCTGTTTCAGGTACTGACACTGCACCCCTCGCTTCGCTTGCAACTGAGCCAGACGGACAGCGGCGTGGAAGGCAAAGTCGCGCCGATACCCAACGCACTGCCTCTCATCTGGGCGGACCTGTCCGCGAAGTCCAATGAGCAGAGAGAGATTCTCGAGGCCCGTCTGTCCAACGCACTGCTGTCAAAAACCGGCAGCGGGATGAACGAACCACTAGCGCTATTTGCGGTGGCCTCACCCAATAGCGAAGGCAAAAGCACCCTGGCGATTGCGCTGCACCGCATTGTCATGGATGAGGCATCGTGGTCGATCTTGTTCGCTCATCTGGAATGGTTCTACCGCCTTATCGCCACCGATACTCAGCCCAGGCTGCCGGTCGCACGGGCGGGAGACTTTGCCGAGCCTGGACTGCCTTCGTGGGTTGGGCCAAAGGTGCGAGCCGGCTCACGCCCCATCAGGCACCTGCTGTTGGGCGGCGAGACAGAAAGCGCCAGCCTCGCCCAGCACATTGCCGAGGCGTTCGCCCCCTTGTCAGTCAGTATCCTGACCTCACTGCGTCAAACCGATGATCAGCGCATTGGACATTTGACCGGCAACGAGCAACGCCAGCGGGGAGAGGATCCGGATGTCGTCATCGTGCTTGAACACACGACGGCCCCGGACTGCACGTTATTTGCCGAAGAACAAGAAGTGTCTGACCTGGCTATCGCAGGAGGACGCAGTTGGGTTGTGATCCGTCGCACGGCCAGTGGTATTCGGCTGTGCTGGAGCGCCGACCTTGATGATGAGAAAGATGCCTGGCTGACCAAGGCCATAGAGTCAATATGCTCCCCAGGACAATCGTCCCGGGGAGGCGCTGAACCTGCGATGACTGTCTAA